The sequence GTCTCCCCCGCTTCGATGAATCCCCCCGGAGTGTCCCAGGCGCCGCGCGCCGGCGCGACCGCCCTCCGGACCAGCAGCACCCGGCCTCGACGCACGATCAGGATCGAGGCGGTGGGGGCGGGGTTGTTCCAGTCGATCCACCCGCAGCGCGGGCACTCGCCGATCCGGCGGGTCCACCCCGCCTTGCGGGCGCGGCGGAGGCGGGCGCCGCAGCGGATGCAAAAACGTCTCGGCATTGGACAGCGCTCCTTGTGTGGGGAGTCCGGCCGGCGGAATCGGAAGAGGACCGCCGCCGGGCGTCCATAGTATATCCCCAGGGGGGGTGGCGCGTGAGCGAGCAGTTGTGGGAGCTCTACCAAACGGTGTGCCAGGACGAGATGCGGCCGCTCGGCGAATTCATCGACCGGGTGCTGGCCCGGGAGTGGGGCGCGTTCCCCCGCGAGGAGATCCTCGACCTGCTGCGCGAGATCGAGGGGCAGATGCTCTCCAACATCCAGATCAAGACGATGGAGGGGTCGCGGTTTGCCGAGATGGCCGACGAGGTCAGCGAGGAGACCCAGAAACAGTTCGAGGCGCTGATCGGCCGGGTGGAGCAGGCCTTTGCCGGCGAGGGCGGCCCGCCTTAGACGAGGAACCGACCGTTGCGGTAGATCACCTCGCCGTCCCCGAAGACCTCCGCCCCGTTCCTGAGCTCGAGGATCATGTCCCAGTGGAGCCCCGAGACGTTCCGCCCGCCGGTCTCGGGATACGCCGCCCCCAGGGCCATGTGCAGCGTCCCGCCGATCTTCTCGTCGAATAGGATATTGCGGGTGAACTGCTGGATGTCGTAATTCAGCCCGAACGCGAACTCCCCGAGCGTCCGGGCCCCCCCGTCGAGGTCGAGCATCGCCCGGAGGAAGTCCTGGCCTTTCGCCGCCGTCGCCTCGGTCACCCGCCCCCCGTCGAACACGAGCCGGACGTCGGTCACCTCCCTGCCGCCGTAGATCGCGGGGAACGAGAACCGCACCGACCCTCGGGTCGCATCCTCCACCGGACCGGTGAAGACCTCCCCGTCCGGGAAGTTGTGCTCCCCGGAGGCGCTGATCCACGTCCGGGCTGCGGCGGAGATCGTGAGATCGGTGTCGGGGCCGACCACCCGCAACGTTTTGATCGAGTTGAGCCGGGAGACGAAAGCGGCCTGCTGGTGCGCCACGGCCTCCCAGGCCGCGACCGGATCCTCGCGGTCCAGGTGGCCGGCGGTATAGACGAAGTCTTCGTACTCGCCGAGGGCCATCTCCGCTTCCTGAGCGTCGGCCTGGGTGGGAGCCTGTGTGAGGCACCACCGGAGCTCCCCCCGGCTCGTCCGCTCCATGAAGGTCTTCATGAGCTCGCGGGTTGCCTCCCGGCGCGCCGCGATCCGCTCCGGCGGGACGCGGGTGAGGGCCCGGGTGTTGAACGAGCCCAGGTACCTGAGGTCGGCGTCGAACCGCTGGGCCTCTATCCGGTCGAGGTCCGAGATGAACCGGAGCTGCTCGTCGCTGGCGGTCTTGAAGTACAGTTCCTCGAGCCCTTCCAGCCCGACGCGGACCGATGGGTAGGCGCCGGCGGCCAGCGCCTCGCGGTAGGCCGCGGCGATGTGCGGGGCGGCGAGTGACGTCCCGCTGATCCTGACGAGTTGGCCCCGCTTGAGCTTGAGCGAGTAGTGGACGAGCACGCGTGCGAGCTTTTCAATTCTGGGATCGACCATGCCCTGTCAGTTCAGCCAGGGCCGAGGGACCTCCTGCGGCCCTGGCGCCGAGGCCATCCCCTCCCGGGTAACGCAGCGGAGGGGCACTGCCCATCCGAGCAGTGCCCCCCCGTTTCGAGCGGAATCAATTTCGAGGTTAGCGCTTTTTGCTCTTCTTGGCTGCCTTCTTCTTCGCCACGGAAGGGGCCCTCCTTTCGATTTAGGTATCGCAGGGGGCCTGTTCTTGCCCCTCGGATCCTCATATACGACACTCTTTACTTTTCTCCTCCTGGGAATTGGAGGAAATTTCAAGAATCGTGAGAGAATCCGAGGGGCCGTGGGGTGAGCCCAGGATTCCCCCAGAATTTCGATGTCTCGGCCTCCCTCCCTTAGTTGCAAGCGTGCGTAAACCCGGTACTCAGAACACCCGTCCCCCTTCGATCGATCATGCCGCCCGCGCAGACATTGAGATGAGGTTCTCATCCTGGCGCCCCCGGAGACGTCCGGACCCAGCATCTGCGCGGCCGCCCTGCTTCGCGGGCAAAGGTTCCGGATCGACGGGCCCCGGCGCCCGTTCGATTCGGTGTAATATACGTTGCAGGTATTCGCAATCAATGATACGCAAGCCACGGCCCGACGGTGGGGATGCGGCCGGTGTTCAATTGTGCAGGGAACCCATCGGCCCGGCATCCGGTGAGTCCCCGACCTGCGGCGCCTCGCCCAGCCGGTGGAGGGGGTGGAGCGCGGGCAGCATTCCGAGGGTCCCCGCGGCCACGATCGACCCGCTCAGCGCCAGGGCGGCGGGCATGCCGAGGACCGTGGCGGCCGCCCCGACGCCGAGCCATCCCAGGGCGCTGACCCCCATCGTGGAATAGTAGAGGCCGAGCACGCGCCCGCGGGTCTCGTCGGACGATGTCGTCATCAGGACCGTCGACATGGAGGTGTCGTAGGACGAGCCCAGCGCCCCCACGATCGTGACGATCACCAGCGACACCGAGAACCACGGGGACAATCCGAACAACGCGATGAACGCGCCGAACCCGGTCGCGGCAACCGCGAGCAGCGTGCCCTTGTTGCGCGGGTCTCCCCGCGACGCCACGGCCAGCGTCGCGCACAACTGCCCGACCCCCACCATCGCCGCGAGCGACCCCAATCCGATCGCCCCCACCCGCAGCACGTCGCGCGCCATGACGGGCATCATCGCCTGATAGCCGAACCCGAACGCCTCCACGATCAGGCTCAGCAGCAGGAGCGCGCGAATCTCGCGCACGCGCAGGGCGTACCCCAACCCCGCCGCGACGGCGCGGACAAACGGCCCCGCTGCCCCCCGGGCGGTGGTGGGGCTGCGGAGCACGAGCAGGGCGGCGACCCCTCCACCGTACGCGGCGGCGATGAGCAGATAGTTCTGCCCCACGCCCAGCCGATCGATGACGATGCCTCCGGCGAGCGCGCCGATGATCCTGACCACGCTGGCCGCCATGAACTGGAACGCGCTGGCGTTCAGCAGGCGCCGAGGGCCCACCACATCGTACATCAGGCCGCTCGCCGACGGCTTGCTGATCGCGAGCACGATCCCGTTCAGCACGAGGTAGCAGAGGACGTGCCCGAGCCGGGCGGTGTGGGTGAGCAGCAGCGCCGCGAGCGCCAGCGCGCCGAGCGCGGCCGCGAGTTGGGCGGTGAGGAGCATCCGGCGGCGGTCGGCGCGGTCGACGACGGGGCCGCCGAGCACGCTGAAGAGAGCCTGGGTGCCCCCCCGCACCCCCGCCGCCAAGCCCACCCAGAATGGGGAGTTGGTGAGCTGCAGGACCACCCACCCTTGGGTGAGCAGTTCGAGCGTGAACGCGCCCGAGCCGAACAGCGAGTACATCCACAGACAGCGATACCCGGGAGCCTCAAACGCGAGCGAAAAACGCTGGGGTCTGCCTCCGGGCACAGGCAGGAGTTTCGCGCCTCCGGCGGGTCCTCCCCTGCCCCTCCCCGTCGGCCTCGCGCTAGCGCCGCCGCGCGAAGCGGCCGGGATCGAAGGCGGAAAGCGAGACGCTCGACCGGCCGGTCGTGACGAGCTCCGCCAGCGCGGATGCGGTCGCGGGAGCCAGGGTCACCCCGAGCATCCCGTGTCCCGTGGCGATGTAGAGTCCCTCCACGCCGGGGACGGAACCAATCACCGGCAGCCCGTCGGGAGTGAGGGGGCGCATCCCGGCCCACGCCACCTCCCGCTCGCCCCGCCCCCACCCCAGGAGATACCGGTCGGCCCCGCGGCGGATCGCCTCGATCCGACGCATGTCGAGCGCGGGATCCAGGCCGGAGAGCTCCATCGTGCCGCCGAGGCGGAGCGCGCCGTCGAAGTTGCTCACGGCGATCCTCGCCTCGTCGAGGTAGAGGGGCCGCCTCACCGACGCGCTCGGGCGGGTGAGCGTAATGCTGTACCCCTTCCCGGCTTGGATCGGAAGGCGATACCCGACCCGGCTGGCGAGGACCCCCGACCACGCCCCCGCCGCGATGACGACGCGGTCGGCCTCGAGGACTCCCTCGGCGGTCTCCACCGCGGCGACGGCGCGGCCTCGGCGCCGCAGGCCGCTCACCTCGACTCCCGTTCGGATCTCGGCGCCGCCTTCGCGCACGCGCCGCAGGAGACCGGCGGTCAGCGTTTCCGGGCGAACGTGCCGCTCCCCCTCGGCCAGGATGCCCCCGACGACCGACGGACCGAGCAGCGGCTCGACCTCGCGGACCTCGCGGGCGGTGAGCCGAACCGGCTCCGCACAGCCGAACGCCCGCATCCGCTCCAGGTCTCTCGCGATATGATCCAGGGCGGACCGCCCGAGGAAGGCGAGGAGGACCCCCTGGCGGTGCATCTCGATCTGCACCCCGTCCTTCTCCAGGGCGTCGTAGAGCTCCATCGTCCGGGCGTTGAGGGCGGCCACCGCTTCCAGCCCGGCGCGGTGGGCCGGCGCGGTGCAGTGCCGTCGGAAGTCCCACAGCCACCCCAGGAACTGGAGGTCCGCGCGCGGTCTGATGTAGAGCGGGCTGTCCGCCTTCAGCAGCCACCGCAGCGACGTCCCGAGCAGGCCGGGCGCCGGCACCGGACCGGACAGGGCCGGGACGATCCATCCGGAATTGCCGGATGAGCACCCGGCGCCCGGCTCGCCCCGGTCCAGAATGGTGACGCGCTCGCCGCGCCGCTGGAGCTCGTAGGCGCAGGCGAGGCCGATGACTCCGGCGCCGATGACGACGGTGCGGCTCATCCTTCCGGCGGTGGCCACGCCTCCTTCCGGCGCAGAGGTCCCGGGGGGCGCGACCGCCGGCGGCTCACCTCCACGG comes from bacterium and encodes:
- a CDS encoding MFS transporter, translated to MPGGRPQRFSLAFEAPGYRCLWMYSLFGSGAFTLELLTQGWVVLQLTNSPFWVGLAAGVRGGTQALFSVLGGPVVDRADRRRMLLTAQLAAALGALALAALLLTHTARLGHVLCYLVLNGIVLAISKPSASGLMYDVVGPRRLLNASAFQFMAASVVRIIGALAGGIVIDRLGVGQNYLLIAAAYGGGVAALLVLRSPTTARGAAGPFVRAVAAGLGYALRVREIRALLLLSLIVEAFGFGYQAMMPVMARDVLRVGAIGLGSLAAMVGVGQLCATLAVASRGDPRNKGTLLAVAATGFGAFIALFGLSPWFSVSLVIVTIVGALGSSYDTSMSTVLMTTSSDETRGRVLGLYYSTMGVSALGWLGVGAAATVLGMPAALALSGSIVAAGTLGMLPALHPLHRLGEAPQVGDSPDAGPMGSLHN
- a CDS encoding aminopeptidase: MVDPRIEKLARVLVHYSLKLKRGQLVRISGTSLAAPHIAAAYREALAAGAYPSVRVGLEGLEELYFKTASDEQLRFISDLDRIEAQRFDADLRYLGSFNTRALTRVPPERIAARREATRELMKTFMERTSRGELRWCLTQAPTQADAQEAEMALGEYEDFVYTAGHLDREDPVAAWEAVAHQQAAFVSRLNSIKTLRVVGPDTDLTISAAARTWISASGEHNFPDGEVFTGPVEDATRGSVRFSFPAIYGGREVTDVRLVFDGGRVTEATAAKGQDFLRAMLDLDGGARTLGEFAFGLNYDIQQFTRNILFDEKIGGTLHMALGAAYPETGGRNVSGLHWDMILELRNGAEVFGDGEVIYRNGRFLV
- a CDS encoding FAD-dependent oxidoreductase, whose product is MATAGRMSRTVVIGAGVIGLACAYELQRRGERVTILDRGEPGAGCSSGNSGWIVPALSGPVPAPGLLGTSLRWLLKADSPLYIRPRADLQFLGWLWDFRRHCTAPAHRAGLEAVAALNARTMELYDALEKDGVQIEMHRQGVLLAFLGRSALDHIARDLERMRAFGCAEPVRLTAREVREVEPLLGPSVVGGILAEGERHVRPETLTAGLLRRVREGGAEIRTGVEVSGLRRRGRAVAAVETAEGVLEADRVVIAAGAWSGVLASRVGYRLPIQAGKGYSITLTRPSASVRRPLYLDEARIAVSNFDGALRLGGTMELSGLDPALDMRRIEAIRRGADRYLLGWGRGEREVAWAGMRPLTPDGLPVIGSVPGVEGLYIATGHGMLGVTLAPATASALAELVTTGRSSVSLSAFDPGRFARRR